The Coleofasciculus sp. FACHB-1120 DNA segment GTCACGAGTGCGTTGCGGCACTGTTTGGGCAACTCGCAACTCGCTCAACATCGAGTCCTCTGCTTCGCTTAAGATAATCCGAATCGGAGCTGGCATAAATAATGGAACACTCCGTTTAGAGAACCTATCCCATCTTATATTTAATTAGTCCCAGCTACTTACCTCTTTGTTTCAGATATATCGAAACTAAGTTAAATTGCTCAAATTCAACATTCAACACAGACATAGCACTCTCTTCGACTTTCTTGGAGTTCCCAATTAAATAGTCAATGAGGCGCTTATCTTGTGCGCTGGCTAAGCCATCCGTCTGCTAGGGGAAGGAGGCACAATAGAGGCTCCCGAATATGTGTCCGTATTTAGAGTTCCCTAAATTTGGAAAAAAACGCTAACCTTAAATGCTGTTTAATGTTAAGAAAAACAAATTTTTTAGTCTTACTTTCTAAAAAGAATAAAAGGTTTCGCTTTGAGACTTGACAATTATTAAAAACATTTGAATAAAAGACTCTCTGCAAGCTTAATGGGGGAGTTCGTGGAAACAGCCTTAAAAATTTTTTGAGAAACCGGCGTTGATAAAAATACACTGATGGGTGGTATTGTCAAGCAGACTGTGCGGACGCCGTCCTTCACGCCGATTCTGCCCTTCCAAGTAAGCTAGAATTCAAGCAGAATCAGCATTCCACGAACTAGCCTCCTCATGATTGAAAGTCTGCAAACCCAGCTTTACGAACTCAGTGAATTTGCCAACAGTCTCGTTTTCATCCAGCTGCAACATCTCAGCATTATCAGTATTGGCATTATCTTTGCAGCCGGGTTGCTCACCAGTTTGACCCCCTGTATGCTTTCCATGTTGCCCATCACCCTTGGCTACATTGGGGGCTATGAAACTAAAAGCCGCCTCCAAGCAGCTGCCCAAGCAACCTGGTTTTCCTTAGGATTAGCAACAACGTTGGCAGGGCTTGGTATCTTAGCGGCGTTGCTAGGGAACGTCTACGGTCAAGTGGGATTTGGTTTGCCGATCCTTGTGAGCATTCTCGCGATCGCAATGGGGCTAAATTTACTAGAAGCTTTGCCCCTTCCGTTGCCTGCGTGGGGTGGGATAGAGTGGATTTCCAAAGAATTACCAGAGGGAGTGCGTTCCTATCTGATTGGTCTAACTTTTGGGATGGTTGCGTCCCCGTGCAGTACTCCCGTGTTAGGAACCTTACTGGGTTGGGTTGCCACAACGCAAGACATGGTGTTAGGTGCAGTCTTGCTGCTATCCTACACAGCAGGTTATGTGGCACCGTTGATTGTGGCAGGAACTTTTACAGCCTCGATTAAGAAGTTGCTGGAGTTGCGCCAGTGGTCGAGTTGGATTACACCCGTTAGTGGTGTGCTTTTAGTTGGCTTTGGGGTATTTTCGCTGCTGTCTCGGATTCCAATTGGTTAAAGGTAATCAAAAGCACTCGCTATTACCAATTACCAATTATTAATTATCAAAAAATGACTGCAAAAAATTCTTTTTTCTCAAACTTTGGAGCAACATCCTATCGGTTTTGGCGACAGGAGTTGTTGCCATTACTGGCAGATTTGCGGTTAGCGATCGCATTGCTATTAGCGATCGCGCTTTTTAGCATCTCTGGCACGGTCATTGAGCAGGGTCAGTCGCCCGCTTTTTATCAAGCTAACTATCCGGAGCATCCCGCTTTGTTTGGTTTCCTGACCTGGAAGGTAATCCAGGTAGTCGGATTGGATCATGTTTATCGCACCTGGTGGTTTTTATCACTCCTAATTTTGTTTGGCAGCAGTTTAACTGCCTGTACCTTCACCCGCCAGTTTCCAGCTTTAAAAGCAGCACAGCACTGGAAGTTTTACGACCAACCGCGCCAATTTCAGAAACTCGCCCTGAGTGCGGAACTAGAAAAAGGTTCGCTAAACAAACTTACCGAGTTATTGCAGCAGCGGCGCTATAAAGTTTTTCAAGAAGGAGATAAACTTTACGCTCGAAAAGGACTGGTGGGGCGGATTGGCCCGATTGTTGTTCATGCCAGTATGTTAATTATTCTGGGGGGCGCAATTTGGGGGAGTATCACGGGTTTTGTCGCCCAGGAAATGGTTGCCAGCGGCGATACGTTTCAGATAAAAAACATCATCGAAGCTGGTACTTGGGCGCTGCCACAAGTTCCCAAAGATTGGTCGGTGCGGGTAAATCGCTTTTGGATCGACTATACACCTGAAGGCAGAATCGACCAGTTTTATTCCGATTTGTCGGTTTTGGATCAACAAGGACAAGAAGTTGATCGGCAAACGATTCACGTCAATCAGCCGTTG contains these protein-coding regions:
- a CDS encoding cytochrome c biogenesis protein, translated to MTAKNSFFSNFGATSYRFWRQELLPLLADLRLAIALLLAIALFSISGTVIEQGQSPAFYQANYPEHPALFGFLTWKVIQVVGLDHVYRTWWFLSLLILFGSSLTACTFTRQFPALKAAQHWKFYDQPRQFQKLALSAELEKGSLNKLTELLQQRRYKVFQEGDKLYARKGLVGRIGPIVVHASMLIILGGAIWGSITGFVAQEMVASGDTFQIKNIIEAGTWALPQVPKDWSVRVNRFWIDYTPEGRIDQFYSDLSVLDQQGQEVDRQTIHVNQPLRYRGVTLYQTDWGIAGIQVRLNNSPVLQLPMASLNTGGKGRIWGTWIPTKPDLSEGVALIAKDLQGTLMLYNPKGELINTIRAGMSVPVNEVRLSIDEVIGSTGLQIKADPGIPFVYAGFGLLMLGVVMSYFSHSQIWALQEGVSAASHKEIRFYVGGRTNRAQVAFERELLEILDRVSQQSPDEVPVVEIEAIATQS
- a CDS encoding cytochrome c biogenesis protein CcdA; this encodes MIESLQTQLYELSEFANSLVFIQLQHLSIISIGIIFAAGLLTSLTPCMLSMLPITLGYIGGYETKSRLQAAAQATWFSLGLATTLAGLGILAALLGNVYGQVGFGLPILVSILAIAMGLNLLEALPLPLPAWGGIEWISKELPEGVRSYLIGLTFGMVASPCSTPVLGTLLGWVATTQDMVLGAVLLLSYTAGYVAPLIVAGTFTASIKKLLELRQWSSWITPVSGVLLVGFGVFSLLSRIPIG